From one Lotus japonicus ecotype B-129 chromosome 3, LjGifu_v1.2 genomic stretch:
- the LOC130744967 gene encoding uncharacterized protein LOC130744967 produces the protein MVHFVPFGGYMGTLCIIPRKNEEIAVIDQQFVLNWANVLGAKWLIEDPLQRLYIVDFNMDFTTPTLLQGWGAVVSFYGLDETHWCVLQMVAASHFHMRIFDLLDNEISYDPFRAPVEGSGSVRGEEDEVESVRIDRSEEDALSEALALVPYAPPPSSTDISVEAEQELEMVAHLGGTTVQANEGPPQYRMHLNTTLTPYRAYGSQYNLPRKVAEYVRQNGRQPWVIRGPTGIKKDINILFRPDKTYTKLGKGWRKFCKLHDIQHGQKMSMHFTDGVSRLNHEFSIPPVAELSEFGDRDSSPGHNQESFVMDSSSVHRDTPGEDKVQGSKSREMSCSPLLSNITNIMSVPNDGRSSGMRLDRAINIPGGFHSTSSSNLTHISILQDVHSNGSLKTAEDIIITQQSAAARLRRIQHVKIKRSCLVMDKQNFPQRDSNTGTRDSPRLKVKKRNIGKRPNIAQSRASSSKSSVVKTKPGEGVSLCRKLVSEFNAAANSPLNVPNIYDDAELIDEVDLGDASFLCRICHAQMWYEERIDKSKQSNNPEFYRCCMKGKVVLPFISKPPLLLYNLLHGIDSRSKHFKDNIRAYNSMFAFTSIGGKVESSLNNGGGPPQFVLSGQNYHRIGTLLPQAGQSPKFAQLYIYDTQNENSNRMKPFNSMNTAENLDISLVEDLKQMIDENNVLAKSFRKVRDYINEKESSSFALRLFRKRGKDPRTYNLPTSDEIAALIVGDFDTVEVGRDIIVKKDGVLSRIHETHTSFIPLQYPLIFPYGEDGWQEDIPLSGISATTSSRLKPRVTLREFITFRIQERNNEYGNVVLCRRLFQQFVVDCFTMIESQRLSFIRNNQKLIRADFLNGLEEAMSRGETDPSFLGTRIVLPASFIGGKRYMFDCCQDAMAICKRYGYPDLFITVTCNSAWKEIDRFVRPRNVRADERPDVCCRVFKIKLDHLIATLKSGIIFGPLDAGMYTIEFQKRGLPHAHILLWLSKENKLVTTSDIDKCISAEIPDPILYPKLNNVVSTYMLHGPCGSGHYKSPCMTDGKCSKFFPKKFQESTIIDDDGYPVYKRRDTGVYVDKKGIRMDNSFVVPYNPQLLMLYNGHINVEYCNKSNAIKYLFKYVSKGPDRVNVEISNQNKDCTETEVKDEIKQYYDCRYLTPCEAVWRTLKLFIHVKWPSVKKVTFHLPNKQSVCFKDHDDLKRVVDKATEKDTMFIAWMKANCKYGEGKAFTYAEFPSHFVYDEDTHSWHPRKKGTSIGRLQYIPHGVGELYYLRILLTLQKGCTSWESIRTVDDVEYPTFRDACYALGLLADDKEFLDAITEANELASGTQLRKFFVMLLTTNTMSKPEFVWEKSWRILSDSIVYERRKKLRNSDLHINDDDLKNLCLIELEKLLHMNGRSLKDYPCLPFPHLFDDSQFENKFVADELNYDKAEMEDLHKSLLNSLTAEQHKIYKSIMDAVMNRAGGLFFLYGFGGTGKTYLWNTLSAAVRAQGLIVLNVASSGIASLLLPGGRTAHSRFSIPISIKESSTCNVSQGSLKAELLQKTSLIIWDEAPMLNKWCFEALDRTLNDIMKSHQSVDSGMPFGGKVVVLGGDFRQILPVIQKGSRSEIVSATINSSYLWKQCHVLKLTKNMRLISSKCHDEKIEIKRFADWLLDIGDGKVNTIDAEDSTIQIPDDLLILDSDNPIQSLIDFAYPQMLQNLNEKNYKFFEDRAILAPTLESVEIINTEMLGKIPGEIKEYLSCDTTCRSDEDSEVEAEWFTTEFLNNIQCSGIPNHKLSLKVGVPIMLLRNIDQAGGLCNGTRMIVKDMGKNVIVANVVSGKQLGEKVLISRMDLVPTDSGLPFKFVRRQFPIALCFAMTINKSQGQTLSHVGLYLPKPVFTHGQLYVALSRVKSRKGLKILLLDEDGLISKVTKNVVYNEVFQNV, from the exons ATGGTTCACTTTGTTCCATTTGGTGGTTACATGGGTACCCTTTGTATCATACCGCGCAAGAATGAA GAAATTGCTGTGATTGACCAACAATTCGTGCTTAACTGGGCTAATGTTCTTGGGGCCAAATGGTTGATTGAAGACCCTTTGCAGAGGCTTTACATTGTGGACTTTAATATGGATTTTACAACACCAACTCTCCTTCAAGGTTGGGGTGCAGTTGTTTCATTCTATGGCTTGGATGAGACACATTGGTGTGTCCTCCAAATGGTTGCTGCATCTCATTTCCACATGAGGATTTTTGACTTATTGGACAATGAGATTAGCTATGATCCCTTTCGAGCACCTGTAGAAGGTTCTGGGTCTGTCAggggggaagaagatgaagtcgagAGCGTCCGGATAGACCGCTCTGAAGAAGATGCTTTGTCAGAAGCTTTAGCCCTTGTGCCATATGCTCCACCACCCTCTAGCACTGATATTTCTGTTGAGGCCGAGCAAGAGCTTGAAATGGTGGCTCACCTGGGAGGAACAACTGTGCAAGCAAATGAAGGGCCACCTCAGTATCGCATGCACCTCAACACGACTCTGACCCCGTACCGTGCGTACGGAAGTCAGTAT aacTTACCTCGAAAGGTGGCTGAATATGTTCGCCAAAACGGACGTCAGCCCTGGGTCATAAGAGGACCAACTGGAATTAAGAAGGACATCAACATCCTTTTCAGGCCAGATAAAACCTACACTAAACTTGGAAAGGGTTGGAGAAAATTTTGTAAACTTCATGACATTCAGCATGGTCAGAAGATGTCAATGCACTTCACTGATGGTGTATCCAG GTTGAATCATGAATTTTCCATACCACCTGTTGCTGAACTTTCTGAATTTGGAGATA GGGATTCTTCACCTGGGCACAATCAGGAAAGTTTTGTTATGGACTCTTCATCTGTGCATAGGGACACGCCTGGCGAAGATAAGGTCCAAG GTTCAAAGTCTAGGGAGATGAGTTGCAGTCCATTGTTATCAAATATAACAAATATCATGTCAGTTCCAAATGATGGAAGATCCAGTGGGATGCGTTTGGATAGAGCAATCAACATTCCAG GCGGGTTTCATTCAACATCTTCTTCCAATTTGACTCACATTTCGATTTTGCAAGATGTCCACTCCAATGGTTCCCTAAAAACTG CTGAAGACATTATTATAACCCAGCAGAGTGCAGCTGCAAGGTTAAGGAGAATACAACATGTCAAAATCAAAAGAAGCTGCTTGGTCATGGACAAACAAAATTTTCCACAACGTGATTCCAACACAG GAACACGTGATTCCCCCAGACTGAAGGTCAAGAAAAGAAATATTGGTAAAAGACCGAATATAGCACAGTCTAGAGCAAGTTCCTCAAAGAGTTCTGTTGTTAAGACTAAGCCTGGGGAAGGTGTATCTCTGTGTCGGAAACTGGTTTCTGAGTTCAATGCAGCTGCTAATTCTCCACTTAATGTTCCAAACATATACGACGATGCTGAGTTAATAG ACGAGGTAGACCTTGGAGATGCATCTTTTCTGTGCAGAATTTGCCATGCTCAGATGTGGTATGAAGAACGAATAGACAAAAGTAAGCAGTCTAATAATCCCGAATTCTATCGGTGTTGTATGAAAGGAAAGGTGGTCTTACCATTTATATCTAAGCCGCCACTGTTGTTGTATAATTTGCTTCATGGTATAGATTCCCGATCAAAACACTTTAAGGATAATATTAGAGCATATAATAGTATGTTCGCCTTTACTTCAATTGGTGGGAAGGTTGAATCCTCTTTGAACAATGGTGGAGGCCCCCCTCAATTTGTGTTGAGTGGCCAAAATTATCACAGAATTGGTACTCTATTACCTCAAGCCGGTCAATCACCAAAATTTGCCCAACTTTATATCTATGACACACAGAATGAAAATTCCAATAGAATGAAGCCGTTTAA CTCAATGAACACAGCGGAGAATTTGGATATATCATTAGTTGAGGATTTAAAGCAAATGATTGATGAGAACAATGTTTTAGCAAAATCATTTCGCAAAGTGCGAGATTATATCAATGAGAAAGAATCTTCGTCATTTGCTTTGAGACTTTTTCGGAAGCGAGGTAAGGACCCCCGAACATATAACCTTCCTACGTCTGACGAGATTGCAGCACTTATTGTAGGAGATTTTGATACAGTTGAAGTTGGTCGTGATATTATTGTCAAAAAAGATGGTGTCCTTTCTAGGATTCACGAAACTCATACTTCGTTTATTCCTTTACAATATCCTTTGATATTTCCTTATGGCGAAGATGGTTGGCAAGAAGATATTCCTTTATCTGGTATTTCTGCTACTACTAGCTCTCGCTTGAAACCTCGCGTCACATTGAGAGAATTCATAACATTCAGAATTCAAGAAAGGAATAATGAGTATGGGAATGTGGTTTTATGCAGAAGGCTTTTTCAACAATTTGTGGTTGATTGCtttactatgattgaatcaCAAAGGCTTTCATTTATTAGAAATAATCAAAAACTGATTCGAGCAGATTTTCTCAATGGCCTTGAAGAAGCAATGTCTAGAGGAGAAACTGATCCAAGTTTTTTAGGGACGCGTATTGTGCTCCCAGCATCCTTTATTGGTGGAAAACGCTATATGTTTGATTGTTGTCAGGATGCAATGGCTATATGCAAGCGTTATGGTTATCCTGACCTTTTCATTACTGTCACCTGCAATTCTGCATGGAAAGAAATTGATAGATTTGTGCGACCACGAAATGTTCGTGCTGACGAACGTCCTGATGTTTGTTGTCGAGTGTTTAAAATCAAACTTGACCATTTAATAGCAACCTTGAAGAGTGGCATCATCTTCGGACCTTTGGATGCAG GTATGTATACAATTGAATTCCAAAAAAGAGGATTACCCCATGCTCATATTTTGTTATGGCTTTCTAAAGAGAACAAATTAGTAACAACTTCTGACATTGATAAATGCATTTCTGCTGAGATTCCTGACCCAATATTATATCCTAAATTAAACAACGTTGTGTCTACTTACATGTTGCATGGGCCTTGTGGTTCGGGACATTACAAATCTCCTTGCATGACAGATGGAAAGTGCAGTAAATTTTTTCCGAAAAAATTCCAAGAAAGCACTAtaattgatgatgatggttATCCTGTTTATAAAAGAAGAGACACTGGAGTTTATGTGGACAAGAAAGGTATTCGCATGGATAATAGTTTTGTTGTCCCTTATAATCCTCAATTACTCATGTTATACAATGGTCATATCAATGTTGAATATTGCAACAAGTCAAATGCAATCAAATATCTCTTCAAATATGTTAGCAAAGGGCCGGATAGAGTAAATGTTGAGATATCCAATCAGAACAAAGATTGCACGGAGACTGAGGTCAAAGATGAAATTaaacaatattatgattgtaGATACCTTACTCCGTGTGAAGCAGTTTGGAGGacattgaaattatttattcatGTCAAATGGCCTTCGGTTAAAAAAGTGACATTTCATCTTCCAAATAAACAAAGTGTTTGTTTTAAAGATCATGATGATTTAAAGCGCGTGGTAGACAAGGCTACTGAAAAAGACACTATGTTTATAGCTTGGATGAAAGCCAATTGTAAGTATGGTGAAGGAAAAGCGTTTACATATGCAGAGTTCCCATCCCATTTTGTATATGATGAAGACACTCATTCATGGCATCCAAGGAAGAAAGGGACATCTATTGGAAGACTCCAATATATTCCTCATGGAGTTGGTGAACTTTATTACTTGAGAATTTTATTGACTCTACAGAAAGGTTGCACAAGTTGGGAGAGCATTCGCACTGTGGATGATGTTGAATATCCTACATTTCGTGACGCATGTTACGCCTTAGGATTATTAGCTGATGATAAGGAATTCTTAGATGCAATTACGGAAGCAAATGAATTAGCATCAG GTACCCAGCTGCGAAAGTTCTTTGTAATGTTGCTTACAACAAACACAATGAGCAAACCTGAATTTGTGTGGGAAAAGTCTTGGAGAATTTTGTCTGACAGTATAGTTTATGAAAGGAGGAAAAAGCTGCGCAATTCAG ATCTTCATAtaaatgatgatgatttaaagaATCTTTGTTTAATAGAATTGGAGAAACTACTGCATATGAATGGAAGATCTTTAAAAGATTATCCATGCTTACCATTTCCACACTTATTTGATGACTCCCAATTTGAGAACAAATTTGTAGCGGATGAATTGAATTATGATAAAGCTGAAATGGAAGATTTGCACAAATCATTACTCAATTCATTAACTGCTGAACAACATAAGATATACAAATCCATAATGGATGCAGTTATGAATAGAGCTGGAGGTCTCTTTTTcttatatggttttggaggtACTGGTAAGACCTATTTGTGGAATACATTATCAGCTGCTGTTAGGGCACAAGGGTTGATTGTATTAAATGTTGCTTCAAGTGGTATTGCTTCTTTGCTTTTACCTGGTGGCAGAACTGCACATTCTAGGTTTTCTATTCCAATTTCTATAAAAGAGAGTTCAACTTGCAATGTATCACAAGGTTCTTTAAAGGCAGAGTTGTTACAAAAAACAAGTTTGATCATATGGGATGAAGCACCCATGCTCAATAAATGGTGTTTTGAAGCATTGGACCGGACTTTAAATGATATAATGAAGTCGCATCAAAGTGTTGATAGTGGCATGCCTTTTGGGGGTAAAGTGGTGGTTTTGGGTGGAGATTTTAGGCAAATTTTGCCAGTTATTCAGAAAGGAAGTCGTTCTGAAATTGTTAGTGCCACAATCAATTCGTCTTATCTTTGGAAGCAATGTCATGTGCTAAAACTTACCAAAAACATGAGGCTTATTAGCTCAAAATGTCATGATGAAAAGATTGAAATTAAAAGGTTTGCTGACTGGCTATTAGACATTGGTGACGGAAAGGTGAATACAATTGATGCAGAAGATTCTACAATTCAGATTCCAGATGATCTTCTTATTCTTGACTCTGATAATCCAATTCAAAGTTTGATTGACTTTGCTTACCCTCAAATGCTGCAAAATTTGAATGAAAAGAATTACAAATTCTTTGAAGATAGGGCTATTTTGGCTCCTACATTAGAAAGTGTAGAAATTATTAATACTGAAATGCTAGGTAAAATTCCAGGTGAGATTAAAGAATATTTGAGTTGTGATACAACTTGCAGGTCAGATGAAGACTCAGAGGTCGAAGCAGAATGGTTCACAACTGAGTTCCTCAATAATATTCAATGTTCCGGTATACCAAATCAcaaattgagtttgaaagtgGGTGTCCCTATTATGTTGTTGCGCAACATTGACCAAGCAGGTGGACTTTGTAATGGTACTAGAATGATTGTTAAAGATATGGGAAAAAATGTTATTGTTGCCAATGTAGTATCAGGGAAGCAGTTAGGTGAGAAGGTTCTTATATCAAGAATGGATTTAGTACCTACAGACTCTGGTTTACCATTTAAATTTGTCAGGAGACAGTTTCCCATTgctttatgttttgcaatgacgattaataaaagtcaaggtCAGACGCTTTCTCATGTCGGTTTGTATTTGCCTAAGCCAGTATTTACTCATGGACAGTTATATGTTGCCTTATCAAGAGTAAAGTCCAGAAAAGGTCTCAAAATTTTATTGTTAGATGAAGATGGATTAATCTCAAAGGTCACCAAAAATGTGGTATACAATGAAGTTTTTCAAAACGTTTGA
- the LOC130747087 gene encoding E3 ubiquitin-protein ligase PUB23-like: MDENDVPPLFLCPISLQLMRDPVTVCTGITYDRENIEKWLSSCKNYTCPVTKQPLSQHTDLTPNHTLQRLIQAWCSHSACLGIENVPTPKPTIDKTQILKLISEAKRFPEKQLKCLKSLQSIALESESNKLCLVSSGVILIDFLASIMLSCISQEDSPLKSEVAIEVLFHLNPCGAQLKNLINNEGTIQLIEALFQVLRHGNYKSRSYATMLLKSAFEVAGPTQSSSVRTELFVEITRFLKDQVSNQGSKAALKLLVELCSWGRNRIKAVEGGSVLVLIELLFEVSERRSCELMLAALDKLCDCAEGRAEFLSHGAGLAIVSKKILWVSHVASDRGVRILSSICRYSATTKVLQEMLQFGVVSKLCLVVQVESSFKAMETLKLHSGVWKNSPCIPLPLLSFHP, encoded by the coding sequence ATGGATGAAAACGATGTTCCTCCCCTTTTTCTCTGCCCCATTTCCCTGCAGCTCATGAGAGATCCTGTCACTGTTTGCACAGGAATCACTTACGATAGAGAAAACATAGAGAAATGGTTATCTTCATGCAAGAACTACACTTGCCCTGTCACAAAGCAACCACTTTCACAACACACAGATCTCACTCCAAACCACACTCTACAAAGGTTGATCCAAGCTTGGTGTTCCCACAGTGCTTGTCTTGGAATTGAAAATGTTCCAACTCCAAAACCAACCATTGACAAAACTCAAATTCTCAAACTCATCTCAGAAGCAAAGAGGTTCCCGGAAAAGCAACTCAAATGCCTCAAAAGCCTTCAATCTATTGCTCTTGAAAGTGAAAGTAACAAACTCTGTTTGGTGTCTTCAGGGGTAATACTAATAGATTTCTTGGCTTCAATCATGTTGAGTTGCATCAGCCAAGAAGATTCACCTCTTAAGAGTGAAGTTGCTATTGAAGTCTTGTTTCATCTTAATCCATGTGGGGCTCAGCTTAAGAATCTGATAAACAATGAGGGTACTATTCAATTGATTGAAGCTTTGTTTCAGGTTTTGAGGCATGGAAATTACAAGTCTAGGTCATATGCAACTATGTTATTAAAGTCAGCATTTGAAGTGGCTGGACCAACCCAATCAAGCAGTGTCAGAACAGAATTGTTTGTGGAAATAACAAGATTTCTAAAGGATCAGGTTTCAAATCAGGGATCTAAGGCAGCATTGAAGCTTCTTGTGGAGTTGTGTTCATGGGGTAGGAACAGAATCAAAGCAGTAGAAGGTGGTTCTGTTTTAGTCCTCATTGAGCTTCTTTTTGAGGTCTCTGAAAGAAGATCATGTGAACTCATGTTGGCAGCTTTGGATAAACTCTGTGACTGTGCAGAAGGAAGGGCTGAATTCTTGAGCCATGGAGCTGGATTGGCCATTGTGTCAAAGAAAATTTTGTGGGTTTCTCATGTGGCAAGTGATAGAGGGGTTAGAATTTTGAGCTCAATTTGTAGGTATTCAGCTACTACTAAGGTACTTCAAGAAATGCTGCAATTTGGGGTGGTGTCAAAGTTGTGTTTGGTGGTTCAGGTGGAAAGCAGTTTCAAGGCCATGGAGACACTCAAATTGCACTCTGGAGTTTGGAAGAATTCCCCATGTATACCTCTCCCTTTGCTTTCATTCCACCCATGA